A window of the Bacillus andreraoultii genome harbors these coding sequences:
- a CDS encoding DUF6609 family protein, with amino-acid sequence MLKRLGYDKQVKLEFNGKRLCGLWLLIIGAVIIVATVVGGEYILNPIVFMIGFGIGFYLTNYNKTILTKFTDGEFTEFQEKMSRIGILSLFPLIFILGGTFIPSGDWRMMWLGALLATGIHFLPFYFVHGKSMIYLAVICSVSAIVGMFSKDIPFLYFGVADGIVKTLFGLYLLFFTNKSSENDSFQFPSLK; translated from the coding sequence ATGTTAAAAAGATTAGGGTACGATAAACAGGTAAAATTGGAATTTAATGGTAAACGGTTATGTGGACTTTGGTTACTCATTATTGGTGCAGTAATTATAGTAGCAACAGTCGTAGGCGGTGAATATATTTTAAACCCCATTGTTTTTATGATTGGTTTTGGAATTGGGTTTTATTTAACAAATTACAATAAAACAATTCTTACAAAATTTACGGATGGTGAATTTACGGAGTTTCAAGAAAAAATGTCTCGGATTGGTATACTTTCCTTATTCCCATTGATTTTTATTCTAGGAGGTACATTTATTCCAAGTGGTGATTGGCGAATGATGTGGTTAGGAGCATTACTTGCCACTGGTATTCACTTTTTGCCGTTTTATTTTGTGCATGGAAAGTCAATGATTTACCTAGCCGTAATCTGTTCAGTTTCCGCAATTGTTGGTATGTTTAGTAAAGATATTCCTTTCCTATATTTTGGGGTTGCCGATGGAATAGTTAAAACACTTTTCGGTTTGTATTTATTATTTTTTACAAATAAATCTAGTGAAAATGATTCTTTTCAGTTTCCTAGTTTGAAATAG